A portion of the Mauremys reevesii isolate NIE-2019 linkage group 18, ASM1616193v1, whole genome shotgun sequence genome contains these proteins:
- the RIMBP3C gene encoding RIMS-binding protein 3C → MTRDSPGGGPPPGGRLSPRKAPAPPAGSPAQHDEHKRELEALRAELDGERLRSQESRRRFAAEARELREAAERDRQLLADQLRSKWEQQRARELHQLRELSLREREAEIRQLLRWKDAELRQAQELLQRERDAAVRQARDLQRQLAEELVSRGYSSTRGCPAGLNSECRGKLQEVLGKLRWETDGDQAARIRHLRAELELERSLFLKYILERFEGEQQPAGSPHRARHGPQPRLSRSLLEGPRPRSLESLIAAAASPDGGAARSRSLDSSLAKPESSQAGDQAPLEGSPPQSPCPGQQPAQKALEEDAHPQEGAAKELPLKPTSKEGPLECLDSPPEGKMGSWGSAGEGGTQAVGQQQDWLSGSSYSQLVKHNTDLLSALEDLERRCTALKEENGLLRRSSFPEMQEKVKRLKRKNADLAIIAKRLEERAGKLQESSLKVVNAPMPVSLKGSSVELCKKAFARQRAKDLSEQASILLAKDKQIEALQRECWELQAKLATGKEGSCWLNLSDFDSLLRESQKEVLRLQRQITLKNLKESLQSSKMGPDISSPAATVCLIQKTLAPNTDASLDGSSLPKQTPPGSIILPKDIKPVVLALGNVSEEHENIPLKTDPDSKNQIQHLEVELSKKFKQCENLEQEMEKKQKKCKELEMQLQEVLTENARMAEENAQLSEKTKWTEKVEAENADLKVKLVGVTEEWNSAVQLTKGLQTKVEDLEHVLKDMKEMAERRQQLEVDHEETLFALQKKDEEVKYLQQAQVETKREHEEVVQLLEAQVRELENQYHSQTEHFNLLSQELERLQIKNSDLVTSDLPHATCCSSEDCHALQCSKNINDVDFVSTSAAFKKQSKKLEVQSNSSKSESTQYSPKSCPTPERDSASEMDELETDKFSLILEPERQGPAKLQVFLARYSYDPFDGPNKNPEAELPLTAGEYIYIYGEMDEDGFFEGELMDGRRGLVPSNLIEEVSDDDLMTFVPPKTSDLSHTSDHEMSFLSRSASSGEKSDCHDEEISVNLLPNRLEGDMEMPDHTAVPYPKNLTLIKLFARSVVIGWESPLMPAGWGDVQSYNIYVDTELCQNVRSGCQAQAAIENLDLKIKAYRISVQSVTEKGNSDKMQCTFLVGQGFHIAPALLKLRSITATSAEITWLPSSSNYTHAVYLNEKECDVTKAGIYWYTFHNLQPNTQYNAKVETQPQKMLWDLPQEKWEQKSAMIKFITPSAGPPDAPLDVQVQPDPLAGILVISWLPVTIDAAGSSNGVRVTGYAVYVNGQRVTEVISPTAGSAIVELSQLEMLQGSQKVSVRTVSPSGESVDSVPALIPSAMLNVPSCCSSSKSMSTSLTSELPYGEFIDSQHVKIPLMHCTSSPSSEMFMASQDNKFTIHFTSNCGDSVASLPASIPPHQLFSSQSSSLIHELAMCNIGDNIGRDEDDKCLKSYQQTGVSVQPSGLVFPTRWCEESVNSRMSALKELAEDSQRKRIKKLFVTKKAVLENQTDTSNMKMSVITHSVHSDDKSVKDSTTQDIEGYDESCLSSGPQLCSSQLELEDSYRDIGIPNICVQEVPYISMEKKQMKELSKEVPSLGMSRGEIQEDQTSRIGHWQLNPVGDHSHSSDLSDILEEEEEDLDLDMQEENRIKVVGNDSRLSELPEFPMQWAQNRKMSKTLRIGQAGTSSFSKAGPLRSFISEEIVNDDSVRIFVALFDYDPISMSPNLDAAEEELPFKKGQILKVVGDKDADGFYRGEYAGRVGYIPYNMVSEVQVESNEMKQHLLKQGSITDEKSAINLVEVDTKNNNKSHTEHSWQDSKAEQLTSKTMVAVFDYNPRENSLHVDVESELTFNAGDIITVFGSVDDDGFYYGELNGQRGLIPSDFVKAISGDEE, encoded by the coding sequence ATGACCCGGGACAGCCCGGGCGGGGGCCCGCCCCCAGGGGGGCGGCTGTCTCCCCGCAAGGCCCCGGCGCCGCCCGCCGGCAGCCCGGCCCAGCACGACGAGCACAAGCGGGAGCTGGAGGCGCTGCGGGCCGAGCTGGACGGGGAGCGGCTGCGCTCGCAGGAGAGCCGGCGCCGCTTCGCCGCTGAGGCCCGCGAGCTGCGGGAGGCGGCCGAGCGCGACCGCCAGCTGCTGGCCGACCAGCTCCGCTCCAAGTGGGAGCAGCAGCGGGCCCGGGAGCTGCACCAGCTGCGGGAGCTGAGCCTGCGGGAGCGGGAGGCCGAGATCCGCCAGCTCCTCCGCTGGAAGGACGCCGAGCTGCGCCAGGCCCAGGAGCTGCTCCAGCGGGAGCGGGACGCCGCCGTGCGGCAGGCCCGGGACCTGCAGCGGCAGCTGGCCGAGGAGCTGGTGAGCCGGGGCTACAGCAGCACCCGGGGCTGCCCCGCGGGGCTGAACAGCGAGTGCCGCGGCaagctgcaggaggtgctgggcaagctgcgCTGGGAGACCGATGGCGACCAGGCCGCCCGCATCCGCCACCTCAGGGCcgagctggagctggagcggagcctcTTCCTCAAGTACATCCTGGAGCGGTTCGAGGGCGAGCAGCAGCCCGCCGGCTCCCCGCACAGGGCCCGGCACGGCCCGCAGCCCCGCCTCAGCAGGAGCCTCCTGGAAGGGCCGAGGCCCCGCTCCTTGGAAAGCCTCatcgccgccgccgcctccccggATGGAGGAGCCGCCAGGTCTCGCTCGCTGGACAGCAGCCTAGCCAAGCCCGAGTCTTCGCAGGCAGGGGACCAGGCCCCGCTGGAGGGGAGCCCCCCGCAGAGCCCCTGCCCGGGGCAGCAGCCGGCCCAAAAGGCCTTGGAAGAAGATGCCCACCCGCAGGAAGGAGCTGCCAAGGAGCTCCCCCTGAAGCCCACCAGTAAGGAGGGGCCCCTGGAGTGCTTGGACTCGCCTCCTGAAGGGAAGATGGGCAGCTGGGGGTCTGCAGGAGAGGGTGGCACCCAGGCAGTGGGACAGCAGCAGGACTGGCTCTCCGGCAGCAGTTACAGCCAGCTGGTGAAGCACAACACCGACCTGCTAAGTGCCCTGGAGGATCTAGAGCGGCGATGCACAGCCCTTAAGGAAGAGAACGGCCTTCTGAGGAGGAGCAGCTTCCCCGAGATGCAGGAGAAGGTGAAGCGGCTCAAGAGGAAAAATGCAGATCTGGCCATCATTGCCAAGCGATTGGAAGAGAGAGCCGGGAAACTCCAGGAGTCCAGCCTCAAGGTGGTCAATGCCCCAATGCCAGTATCCCTCAAAGGCTCCAGTGTGGAACTGTGCAAGAAAGCATTTGCCCGGCAGCGGGCTAAAGACCTGAGCGAACAAGCTAGCATCCTTCTGGCCAAAGATAAACAGATAGAAGCCTTGCAGAGAGAGTGTTGGGAGCTGCAGGCCAAACTGGCCACAGGCAAGGAGGGCTCCTGCTGGCTCAATTTAAGTGACTTTGATAGTTTGTTGCGGGAGTCTCAGAAAGAAGTATTACGATTACAGAGACAGATCACACTGAAGAACCTGAAAGAGTCTCTACAGTCGTCCAAAATGGGTCCAGACATTTCTTCTCCAGCTGCTACCGTGTGCCTAATACAGAAAACACTTGCACCAAACACTGATGCAAGCTTAGATGGTTCATCTTTGCCAAAACAGACACCACCAGGATCAATCATTTTGCCAAAGGATATTAAGCCAGTAGTACTAGCTTTGGGAAATGTGTCTGAGGAACATGAAAAcatccctttaaaaacagacccAGATAGCAAAAATCAAATACAGCATTTGGAAGTAGAGCTTAGTAAGAAATTTAAGCAGTGTGAAAACCTTGAACAAGAAAtggagaaaaaacagaaaaaatgtaAAGAGTTGGAAATGCAGCTTCAGGAGGTGCTGACTGAAAATGCCAGAATGGCTGAGGAAAATGCTCAACTCAGTGAGAAAACTAAATGGACAGAAAAGGTTGAAGCTGAAAATGCTGATCTGAAAGTGAAATTAGTGGGTGTGACAGAGGAGTGGAATTCTGCTGTCCAGTTGACCAAAGGACTTCAAACCAAGGTGGAGGATTTAGAGCATGTACTGAAGGACATGAAAGAAATGGCAGAGAGAAGGCAACAGCTGGAGGTTGACCATGAGGAAACACTGTTCGCACTGCAGAAGAAAGACGAGGAGGTCAAATATTTGCAGCAGGCCCAGGTAGAAACAAAAAGGGAACATGAAGAGGTAGTACAGCTATTAGAAGCCCAGGTGAGAGAATTGGAGAATCAGTATCACAGTCAAACTGAACATTTTAATCTTCTGTCTCAGGAACTCGAACGATTACAAATAAAAAATTCTGACCTTGTGACTTCAGACTTGCCACACGCTACGTGCTGTTCCTCAGAAGACTGCCATGCTCTTCAGTGCAGTAAGAATATTAATGATGTAGACTTTGTATCCACTTCTGCTGCTTTTAAGAAGCAAAGCAAGAAACTGGAGGTCCAGTCAAACTCCTCAAAATCAGAATCCACACAGTACAGTCCTAAGTCCTGCCCCACTCCAGAGAGGGATAGTGCAAGTGAGATGGATGAATTGGAGACAGACAAATTTTCCCTAATCTTGGAGCCTGAGAGACAAGGTCCTGCAAAACTTCAAGTGTTTTTAGCTCGATACAGCTATGATCCCTTTGATGGTCCTAATAAGAACCCTGAGGCAGAGCTTCCACTGACAGCTGGAGAATACATTTATATCTATGGAGAGATGGATGAGGATGGCTTCTTCGAAGGAGAGctgatggatggcagaagagggCTGGTTCCCTCTAATTTGATAGAAGAAGTTTCAGATGATGACCTCATGACCTTTGTGCCTCCAAAGACAAGTGACCTCTCCCATACTTCAGATCATGAAATGAGTTTCCTCAGCAGAAGTGCTAGTAGTGGAGAAAAGAGTGATTGCCATGATGAAGAAATCAGTGTCAATCTATTGCCTAATAGATTAGAAGGAGACATGGAAATGCCTGATCATACAGCGGTGCCTTATCCCAAAAATTTGACTCTAATCAAATTGTTTGCAAGAAGTGTTGTTATAGGCTGGGAGTCACCACTCATGCCAGCTGGCTGGGGAGATGTGCAGAGCTATAACATATATGTAGATACAGAACTTTGCCAAAATGTGAGGTCTGGTTGTCAGGCTCAAGCAGCAATTGAGAATCTGGATTTAAAGATTAAGGCATATCGGATCTCGGTACAAAGTGTGACAGAGAAGGGAAACTCGGATAAGATGCAATGTACCTTCCTTGTAGGGCAAGGTTTCCATATAGCACCAGCACTTCTGAAACTTAGGAGCATCACTGCCACTTCAGCAGAGATCACCTGGTTACCAAGCAGTAGCAACTACACTCATGCAGTGTACCTTAATGAGAAGGAGTGTGATGTGACAAAGGCAGGGATCTACTGGTACACTTTCCATAACCTGCAACCCAACACTCAATACAATGCAAAAGTGGAAACACAGCCTCAGAAGATGTTATGGGATTTGCCTCAAGAGAAATGGGAGCAGAAATCAGCAATGATTAAGTTCATTACTCCATCAGCGGGACCACCTGATGCTCCACTTGATGTCCAAGTACAGCCTGATCCCTTAGCGGGCATTCTAGTTATCAGCTGGCTACCAGTGACAATTGATGCAGCAGGATCATCCAATGGGGTACGAGTTACTGGTTATGCTGTGTATGTCAATGGACAAAGAGTAACAGAAGTTATATCTCCAACAGCTGGGAGTGCCATAGTAGAACTGTCCCAGTTAGAGATGCTACAAGGGTCTCAGAAGGTTTCTGTGAGAACTGTCTCCCCCAGTGGAGAGTCAGTTGATTCTGTGCCAGCTCTGATTCCCTCAGCCATGTTGAATGTTCCCAGTTGTTGTTCATCATCAAAGTCTATGTCTACCAGCCTGACCTCTGAATTACCCTATGGGGAATTCATAGACTCTCAGCATGTGAAAATCCCTTTGATGCATTGCACATCTTCACCCTCTTCAGAGATGTTCATGGCCAGTCAGGATAACAAATTCACCATTCACTTCACCTCCAACTGTGGAGACTCAGTAGCTTCTCTGCCAGCAAGCATCCCCCCACACCAGTTGTTCTCCTCTCAGAGTTCTTCCTTGATACATGAGCTTGCAATGTGCAACATTGGTGATAACATAGGAAGAGATGAAGATGATAAATGTTTAAAGTCTTATCAGCAGACAGGAGTCAGTGTGCAGCCTTCAGGCCTTGTCTTTCCAACTAGATGGTGTGAAGAATCAGTCAATTCCAGGATGTCAGCATTAAAAGAACTTGCTGAagacagccagagaaagaggataAAAAAGCTCTTTGTTACTAAAAAAGCTGTGCTTGAAAATCAAACGGACACTAGCAACATGAAAATGTCTGTGATCACCCACTCTGTGCACTCTGACGACAAGTCTGTGAAAGATTCAACCACTCAAGATATTGAGGGATATGATGAGAGCTGTTTGAGTTCTGGGCCTCAGCTGTGTTCTAGTCAGCTTGAATTGGAGGACAGTTACAGAGACATAGGTATACCCAATATCTGTGTTCAGGAAGTCCCATATATTTCCATGGAGAAGAAACAGATGAAAGAATTATCCAAAGAAGTCCCCAGCCTAGGGATGTCTAGAGGTGAAATACAGGAAGACCAAACATCAAGAATAGGACACTGGCAATTGAATCCTGTTGGTGACCACAGCCACAGTTCAGatctttcagatattttggaagaggaagaagaggacctGGATTTAGACATGCAGGAAGAGAATAGAATAAAGGTGGTTGGTAATGATTCCAGGCTATCAGAGCTTCCAGAGTTTCCCATGCAGTGGGCTCAAAACAGAAAAATGAGCAAGACTTTAAGAATAGGCCAAGCAGGGACATCTTCATTTTCCAAAGCAGGCCCTCTGAGAAGCTTCATCTCAGAGGAAATAGTTAATGATGATTCAGTAAGGATATTTGTGGCCCTTTTTGACTACGATCCCATATCTATGTCACCTAATCTTGATGCAGCTGAAGAGGAGCTCCCATTTAAAAAGGGGCAGATTCTAAAGGTGGTTGGTGATAAAGATGCTGATGGCTTTTACAGAGGTGAATATGCAGGAAGGGTAGGGTATATTCCCTATAATATGGTGTCTGAAGTGCAGGTGGAGAGTAATGAAATGAAACAGCACCTGTTAAAACAAGGTTCCATTACTGATGAAAAATCTGCGATCAACTTAGTGGAGGTGGATACAAAGAATAACAATAAGTCGCACACGGAACATAGCTGGCAGGATAGCAAGGCTGAACAGCTTACTTCTAAGACAATGGTGGCTGTCTTTGACTACAACCCAAGGGAGAACTCATTACATGTAGATGTGGAAAGTGAGCTGACATTTAATGCTGGAGACATCATTACAGTATTTGGGTCTGTGGATGATGATGGATTCTACTATGGGGAGTTAAATGGACAGAGAGGCCTTATCCCATCTGACTTTGTAAAAGCTATCTCTGGGGATGAAGAGTAA